In Acidimicrobiia bacterium, one genomic interval encodes:
- the ispH gene encoding 4-hydroxy-3-methylbut-2-enyl diphosphate reductase: protein MNVDRVLLAAPRGFCAGVEMAIKALAWMVRAFEPPVYCYHEIVHNQKVVQRFEDLGVIFVDEIDEVPAGRPIMLSAHGSAPEVVAQAQASGGYVVDAVCPLVTKVHHEVKVRSRRGYQIVYIGHAGHEEAAGTMAVAPDNIHRVETLEEVANLPEFDQPVALLAQTTLSHRDWANVKDATEERFPEVWMPGKSDLCFATTNRQSALMQIAPRCDTMVVIGSANSSNTRALEKLAIEEGCQRVFRVNGPEELPDDITGVVGVTAGASASEELVEAVIERLNPTQGVEEVRIRDEEEYFPPPRSLRDMLLGVDLFATFSLGASLADRPMLNDRELSASAVLASL from the coding sequence GTGAACGTTGACCGGGTGTTACTTGCTGCTCCTCGGGGCTTTTGTGCCGGGGTTGAAATGGCCATCAAAGCACTGGCCTGGATGGTTCGGGCTTTTGAACCTCCGGTGTACTGCTACCACGAAATCGTGCACAACCAAAAGGTGGTGCAACGCTTCGAAGACCTTGGCGTAATTTTTGTGGACGAAATCGACGAGGTACCCGCTGGACGGCCCATTATGCTTTCGGCCCATGGCTCAGCACCCGAGGTTGTGGCCCAAGCACAAGCCAGCGGGGGGTACGTAGTTGACGCCGTCTGCCCCCTGGTTACCAAAGTTCACCACGAAGTCAAAGTACGTTCCCGTCGGGGCTACCAAATTGTGTATATAGGCCACGCTGGCCATGAAGAAGCCGCCGGTACCATGGCCGTAGCGCCCGACAACATTCATCGCGTGGAAACATTAGAAGAAGTGGCAAATCTGCCCGAGTTCGACCAACCGGTCGCGCTGTTGGCCCAAACAACCCTTAGCCACCGTGACTGGGCAAACGTGAAAGACGCTACCGAAGAGCGTTTCCCCGAAGTGTGGATGCCCGGCAAGAGTGACTTGTGCTTTGCCACCACCAACCGTCAAAGCGCCCTCATGCAAATAGCACCTCGATGCGACACCATGGTGGTAATTGGTTCCGCCAACTCGTCCAACACCCGGGCCCTTGAAAAACTGGCCATTGAAGAAGGTTGCCAAAGAGTGTTTCGGGTGAACGGGCCCGAAGAGCTACCCGACGACATTACCGGCGTCGTGGGCGTAACGGCTGGGGCCTCCGCGTCGGAGGAGCTAGTGGAAGCTGTGATCGAAAGGTTAAACCCCACCCAAGGAGTGGAAGAAGTTCGTATTCGAGATGAAGAAGAATACTTCCCTCCACCTCGGTCTTTACGAGACATGCTCTTAGGCGTTGACCTTTTTGCCACCTTCTCACTTGGTGCTTCACTAGCCGATAGGCCAATGTTGAACGACCGCGAGCTTTCAGCAAGCGCTGTGTTGGCGTCGCTTTAG
- a CDS encoding DUF512 domain-containing protein: MISRPRVVNVLPNSPAAAAGLEVGDEIVSINGDVPRDVIAYRMLVDDADPILEIDRGGLSFDLTVEKREGEALGAEVDSALFDQVRTCDNHCEFCFIYQLPPGMRKSLYLKDDDYRLSFLYGNFTTLTRFTELDLERIITEGLSPLHVSIHATDPEVRVDMLRNRRGAMSLRWLRALLDFGVEIHGQIVVCPGINDGDVLDDTLAGVLDEFPELASLCLVPLGISRFSNEPRMRAHTTAEARRVVELVGEWQEIYLALLGHRLVFAADEYYLLADAAFPPAESYEGFPMHEDGIGMGRTFEMEFKGEVDQATGVAAGFFAWVDGAPPEGYRAPRLAQGSTLRIGPSRKSPVAVLTAPLGAKIIGPLINDLGRDDVRVLPVENDYFGGNVGVTGLMVGEDVARVLSTQPEGHRYLLPDVCLSQGRFLDGVTPEELPRLVEIVPTDGLALRQAIEPGWVPGKGI; this comes from the coding sequence GTGATATCTCGTCCTCGTGTAGTAAATGTGCTGCCTAACTCGCCGGCTGCGGCGGCTGGGCTGGAAGTTGGTGACGAGATTGTTTCGATCAACGGTGACGTTCCCCGCGATGTGATTGCTTATCGGATGCTGGTTGATGATGCAGATCCGATCTTAGAGATTGACCGCGGTGGATTGAGTTTCGATCTCACGGTTGAGAAACGAGAAGGCGAAGCCTTGGGTGCAGAGGTTGATTCGGCACTATTTGATCAGGTTCGCACCTGTGATAACCATTGCGAATTCTGTTTCATTTACCAGCTGCCGCCGGGCATGCGAAAAAGCCTGTATTTGAAGGATGACGATTATCGCTTGTCATTCCTTTACGGCAACTTCACCACTTTGACGCGTTTCACCGAGTTGGACTTAGAACGGATTATCACCGAGGGGCTTTCCCCGCTACATGTCAGCATTCATGCCACCGATCCAGAGGTGCGCGTTGATATGTTGCGAAACCGGCGTGGTGCTATGAGCCTGCGTTGGTTGCGAGCATTGTTAGATTTCGGGGTCGAAATTCACGGCCAAATTGTGGTGTGCCCCGGTATCAATGATGGTGACGTTCTCGATGACACCTTGGCCGGGGTGCTCGATGAGTTCCCTGAGCTGGCTAGTTTGTGTTTGGTGCCCTTAGGTATTAGCCGTTTTTCAAACGAGCCGCGGATGCGTGCCCATACCACGGCCGAAGCGCGCCGGGTGGTGGAGCTGGTAGGGGAGTGGCAAGAGATTTATTTGGCTCTATTGGGCCATCGTCTAGTGTTCGCGGCCGATGAATATTATCTCTTGGCCGACGCGGCGTTTCCCCCGGCTGAAAGCTATGAAGGTTTTCCCATGCACGAAGATGGTATTGGTATGGGCCGCACCTTCGAAATGGAATTCAAGGGCGAAGTTGACCAAGCCACGGGTGTTGCAGCGGGCTTCTTCGCCTGGGTTGATGGCGCGCCGCCCGAGGGTTACCGCGCGCCGCGTTTAGCTCAGGGTTCAACCCTGCGGATTGGGCCCAGCCGCAAGAGCCCGGTGGCAGTGCTAACAGCGCCATTGGGCGCGAAAATTATTGGGCCGCTCATTAATGATCTTGGGCGTGATGATGTGCGGGTGTTGCCGGTTGAAAATGACTATTTTGGTGGGAACGTGGGTGTTACTGGTTTGATGGTGGGCGAAGATGTGGCGCGGGTGCTATCAACGCAGCCAGAAGGGCATCGTTACTTGCTGCCTGATGTGTGTTTGTCGCAAGGGCGATTTCTCGACGGGGTGACTCCCGAAGAGTTGCCCCGACTGGTAGAGATTGTTCCCACTGACGGCCTGGCTTTGCGCCAAGCAATTGAACCCGGTTGGGTGCCAGGTAAAGGAATTTGA
- the der gene encoding ribosome biogenesis GTPase Der — MSETTQALPTVVIVGRPNVGKSTLMNRVLGRREAIVEERPGVTRDRKEVEAEWLGRPFLLVDTGGWLASGTVLDDKVSRQSERAMAEADVVLMVVDASVGITEEDARVAELVRRSGSQVMLVANKVDDEGREGAIWDLMALGVGEPWPVSALHGRGSGDLLDALVTRLPEWTPSFDDETVTESALDAERVFAVAIVGRPNVGKSTLFNRLIGEDRSVVHDMPGTTRDVVDTVVETPDGPIKFVDTAGMRRRSRIDEGTEYYSFVRALKAVDASDVALLVIDVTEGITHQDQRLAERIDAAGCPIVVLLNKWELLDAEGRAEVTYQLGQRLHFLGEAAVLKISALTGKGVHNLLPALAEAITSYNTRIPTRRVNDVIRLAQQAQPAPGGARVLYATQGATDPPTFTLFANRELPGSYLRYLERRLREDLELGATPIKVRVRRRNN; from the coding sequence ATGAGCGAAACAACGCAAGCGTTGCCCACGGTAGTGATTGTGGGTCGCCCTAACGTGGGGAAATCTACGCTAATGAACAGGGTGTTAGGCCGCCGCGAAGCAATCGTGGAAGAACGCCCTGGTGTTACCCGTGACCGCAAAGAAGTTGAAGCCGAGTGGCTAGGGCGGCCGTTCTTATTGGTCGATACTGGCGGTTGGCTAGCTAGCGGTACGGTGCTAGACGACAAGGTTTCACGCCAATCGGAGCGGGCCATGGCCGAGGCCGATGTGGTTCTGATGGTGGTGGATGCTTCGGTGGGTATCACCGAGGAAGATGCTCGGGTGGCCGAGTTGGTTCGACGTAGCGGTAGCCAGGTGATGCTGGTGGCTAACAAGGTTGATGATGAGGGCCGCGAGGGAGCGATTTGGGATTTGATGGCCCTTGGCGTTGGTGAGCCTTGGCCGGTGAGTGCTTTACACGGTCGTGGCAGTGGCGATTTGTTGGATGCTTTGGTAACTCGTTTACCCGAGTGGACCCCGAGTTTTGATGATGAAACGGTGACTGAGTCGGCCTTAGATGCCGAACGAGTTTTCGCGGTCGCTATTGTAGGGCGGCCCAATGTAGGCAAGTCCACGTTGTTTAACCGGCTAATTGGAGAAGACCGTTCGGTTGTTCACGATATGCCTGGTACTACTCGTGACGTGGTCGACACGGTGGTTGAAACGCCTGATGGCCCAATTAAGTTTGTAGACACCGCTGGTATGCGTCGCCGGAGCCGAATTGATGAAGGCACCGAATATTATTCGTTTGTGCGCGCCCTAAAGGCGGTTGATGCTTCTGATGTGGCGCTGTTGGTTATCGATGTGACCGAGGGTATTACCCACCAAGACCAGCGTTTGGCGGAACGAATTGATGCTGCTGGTTGTCCGATTGTGGTGTTGTTGAACAAGTGGGAACTACTAGATGCGGAGGGCCGGGCCGAAGTGACCTATCAACTGGGTCAACGTCTGCATTTTTTGGGTGAGGCGGCTGTTCTGAAGATCAGTGCCCTTACCGGTAAAGGCGTTCATAATTTGTTGCCCGCATTGGCTGAGGCAATCACCAGCTACAACACTCGCATTCCAACCAGGCGGGTTAATGATGTTATTCGCCTGGCGCAACAGGCCCAACCGGCACCGGGCGGGGCCAGGGTGTTATATGCCACCCAGGGTGCCACCGACCCGCCGACCTTCACTTTGTTCGCGAACCGTGAGCTGCCTGGAAGCTACCTGCGTTACCTAGAGCGCCGGCTGCGAGAAGATCTCGAACTGGGTGCCACACCTATTAAAGTGCGGGTTCGCCGCCGGAATAACTAA
- a CDS encoding PP2C family protein-serine/threonine phosphatase, giving the protein MSALETIALALAGVASVIAAVLWARSAVHRRRVWKQLERQGTDDKAVLLALSDFRKDGHTAFLYVLLVALIVALWAELSPALMAVLVIPAMLTMAIGWEFVADARLSQQRLELEGKALEVIDQADTAPKRWAARLAPEDLPHIDGFEVGRVYEAGTGLMAGDFYDWFRVAPSRVAAVIGDVTGHGIEPSITAFQAKYLLRSFLKQYRDPAQALEELNVQMSASRGDEFISLCVLVFDTDANTLRYASAGHPPAWLWHGREVTPLHATGPLLKLLPDGTYFSREISLEEGDMAVMYTDGLAEARAGGVLFGEDRIGATLRRDPGASPSSLVQGLLEAARDFSDGPIEDDVAILAIRWS; this is encoded by the coding sequence ATGAGTGCCCTTGAAACCATTGCCCTAGCTTTAGCTGGGGTGGCTAGTGTCATAGCGGCTGTGCTTTGGGCCCGCTCGGCGGTTCATCGGCGTCGGGTTTGGAAACAGCTTGAACGCCAAGGTACTGACGACAAAGCCGTGCTTTTGGCTTTGTCTGATTTCCGCAAAGACGGTCATACGGCGTTTTTGTATGTGTTGCTCGTGGCCCTCATTGTGGCTCTGTGGGCGGAGCTATCTCCAGCATTGATGGCGGTGCTGGTGATTCCTGCCATGTTGACTATGGCTATTGGCTGGGAGTTCGTGGCTGATGCCCGGCTTTCTCAGCAACGTTTAGAGCTTGAAGGTAAAGCACTTGAGGTGATTGATCAGGCCGACACTGCCCCCAAACGTTGGGCAGCGCGCTTGGCGCCGGAAGATCTGCCCCACATTGACGGTTTCGAGGTTGGTCGGGTGTATGAAGCTGGAACCGGTTTGATGGCTGGAGATTTTTACGATTGGTTCCGGGTCGCTCCGAGCCGGGTGGCGGCAGTGATTGGTGATGTTACCGGCCATGGGATCGAGCCGTCGATCACTGCTTTTCAGGCCAAATACCTGTTGCGAAGCTTTCTGAAACAGTATCGTGACCCGGCTCAGGCGTTGGAAGAACTGAATGTGCAAATGTCGGCTAGTCGGGGTGACGAGTTTATTTCGTTGTGTGTGCTGGTCTTTGACACGGATGCCAACACTTTGCGTTACGCCTCGGCAGGGCATCCACCGGCCTGGTTGTGGCATGGCCGTGAGGTCACGCCGCTGCATGCCACCGGTCCGCTTTTGAAGCTTCTGCCCGATGGAACCTATTTTTCTAGGGAGATTTCTCTGGAAGAAGGCGACATGGCAGTGATGTACACCGACGGCTTGGCCGAAGCTAGAGCTGGCGGTGTGTTATTCGGCGAAGATCGAATCGGTGCCACGCTGAGGCGTGATCCAGGTGCGTCGCCTTCGTCGCTAGTGCAGGGATTGCTTGAAGCAGCCCGCGATTTCTCCGACGGGCCCATCGAGGATGATGTGGCGATTCTTGCTATTAGGTGGTCTTAA
- a CDS encoding fumarylacetoacetate hydrolase family protein produces the protein MKLANYNHRAALVLNNAVADVATVSKGQFGPDVMSLYNNWDAFTTFAKTVTDTTGPLDIALLRNPVPQPRQVFAIGLNYRAHAEEAGMEIPQVPATFTKFPASLSGPYDDIPIVGDKVDWEVELVAVIGQQAHQVEEADAWSHVAGLTVGQDISDRFLQRAAGGQFSLGKSHRGFGPMGPWLVTTDEFTDANDLVLGCAVDGETVQNARTSDMIFSVPQLVAELSVVLPLLPGDVIFTGTPSGVGMARNPARFLQPGQTLETWVEGIGTMRNPCVAP, from the coding sequence GTGAAATTAGCTAATTACAACCACCGTGCCGCCCTGGTGTTAAACAACGCAGTCGCTGACGTAGCCACCGTTTCCAAGGGCCAGTTCGGCCCCGATGTGATGTCGCTTTATAACAATTGGGATGCCTTCACAACCTTTGCCAAAACCGTCACCGACACCACGGGCCCCCTCGACATCGCTTTACTGCGCAACCCGGTCCCACAGCCCCGACAGGTGTTTGCCATTGGGCTTAACTACCGGGCACACGCTGAAGAAGCTGGCATGGAAATCCCTCAGGTACCGGCCACCTTTACCAAATTTCCAGCATCATTAAGCGGCCCTTACGACGATATTCCAATCGTGGGCGACAAGGTTGATTGGGAAGTAGAGCTAGTGGCCGTAATTGGCCAACAAGCCCACCAGGTCGAAGAAGCCGACGCTTGGAGTCATGTAGCTGGGCTAACGGTAGGCCAAGACATTAGTGATCGGTTTCTGCAGCGGGCGGCCGGCGGACAGTTTTCATTGGGTAAATCGCACCGAGGTTTTGGACCGATGGGCCCGTGGCTGGTCACAACCGACGAGTTCACGGACGCTAACGATTTGGTGCTGGGCTGTGCCGTTGATGGCGAGACGGTACAAAATGCTCGCACCAGCGACATGATCTTTAGCGTCCCCCAACTGGTGGCTGAACTTTCTGTAGTGTTACCTCTACTACCAGGTGATGTGATCTTCACCGGCACTCCCTCTGGGGTGGGCATGGCCCGCAACCCGGCCCGGTTTCTCCAACCTGGTCAAACCCTGGAAACCTGGGTTGAAGGCATCGGCACCATGCGCAACCCATGCGTAGCCCCCTAG
- a CDS encoding sigma-70 family RNA polymerase sigma factor, with product MVAEWEREEKVDGSQHTRAQNFQSTNPAFDAAFIANYQRIRDYVSRRTITHEVDDVVAETFTVAWRRWDEIPTEAEIQSLWLIRTARLTLLNLYRSNRRRNNLQLRLMAESQQEPLDTLGIDEAYEFTDSNLGAIFGSLSDDDQEILALMAWEGCSIAELAIILESSHNAAKMRLQRVKDRVRELIRGVEQ from the coding sequence ATGGTTGCGGAGTGGGAGCGTGAAGAAAAAGTTGACGGCTCGCAACACACTCGCGCCCAAAATTTTCAGTCGACAAACCCTGCGTTCGATGCCGCGTTTATCGCCAACTACCAGCGGATACGTGATTATGTCAGCCGTCGAACGATCACCCACGAAGTCGATGATGTCGTTGCTGAAACCTTTACCGTGGCGTGGCGGCGCTGGGACGAAATTCCCACCGAAGCGGAAATCCAGTCGCTGTGGCTGATTCGCACCGCTCGGTTAACACTCTTGAATCTCTATCGTTCGAATCGTCGGCGAAATAACTTGCAACTGCGGCTAATGGCCGAATCGCAACAGGAACCGTTGGATACCTTGGGCATCGACGAAGCATATGAGTTTACCGATTCCAACCTCGGAGCGATATTTGGGTCTCTCTCCGACGATGATCAAGAGATATTGGCGTTGATGGCATGGGAAGGATGTTCAATTGCCGAACTGGCGATAATCCTTGAGTCTTCGCACAACGCCGCCAAAATGCGTTTGCAGCGTGTCAAAGATCGTGTGCGAGAACTGATTCGGGGGGTTGAGCAATGA
- a CDS encoding ATP-binding cassette domain-containing protein: MSVEVAGVSHHFGTHTVLTNINASFHPGTITALLGPSGSGKTTLLAIIGGLIKPSVGQVTRPNISPGKLQWIHQSVNVLGRRSAIDNVAVSLYAQGSTRAEALVVAEAALERVGLAGFATRRVTTLSGGEMQRVSIARALACRPTLVLADEPTGQLDRSTTQTVADALVALRESGAVVIIATHDPIVAAICDRRIEIVDGQINEAA, from the coding sequence ATGTCCGTCGAGGTAGCCGGGGTCTCGCATCATTTCGGCACCCACACCGTCTTAACCAACATCAACGCCAGCTTTCACCCTGGCACTATTACGGCGCTTCTAGGGCCGTCGGGTTCGGGAAAAACTACGCTCCTAGCCATTATTGGTGGCCTTATTAAACCATCGGTTGGCCAGGTGACCCGACCAAATATCAGCCCTGGCAAATTGCAATGGATACACCAAAGCGTGAACGTGTTGGGCCGTCGCAGCGCTATCGACAACGTGGCGGTTTCACTTTATGCCCAAGGCAGCACACGAGCCGAGGCACTAGTAGTGGCCGAAGCAGCCTTGGAGCGAGTGGGGCTGGCCGGTTTCGCCACACGTCGGGTAACCACGCTTTCGGGTGGTGAAATGCAACGGGTATCCATTGCCCGGGCCTTGGCTTGTAGGCCCACCTTGGTGTTGGCCGATGAGCCAACCGGCCAACTAGACCGCTCCACCACCCAAACGGTGGCCGATGCTTTGGTGGCGTTGCGCGAAAGTGGTGCCGTAGTGATTATCGCCACCCATGATCCGATCGTGGCGGCGATTTGTGATCGCAGAATTGAAATCGTGGATGGCCAGATAAACGAGGCAGCATGA
- a CDS encoding FtsX-like permease family protein, translating to MIWRPSVLVGEVFRNLKSRQLVWVVLWATTTGLISVLAIAELDAGSRAIELRNQLDFAGANVAVVEPVSDSLAGGGLNPGRCVALNGQTGVLRAGSEGLLNQIELAKAPGSPILPVEVSGPMVAIWDPTQANHPAVSNGFWITSSLATRLGVTDDALLALAGGKSGSEVATTVQITGRFEPVRAPQMGARLIYPASPASRADRCWVEVDRPLTQDKLFGLSAWFAVDAPVLVRPLLETNLFQSDPAAQYAGRVTRQAWLAVGFVVGVLWALLLRSRRGEMALLLTLGTGRLCTVGQVVAENAVVAALAWSSGTGLALWWWGWTKPPVLRPTSVLSASITSTVLAIVLALTIATLVSFALTFGSRLQALKNRD from the coding sequence ATGATTTGGCGGCCAAGCGTGTTGGTAGGCGAGGTTTTCCGCAACCTCAAAAGCCGTCAGCTGGTGTGGGTGGTGCTGTGGGCTACCACCACCGGTCTAATATCGGTCTTAGCCATAGCCGAGCTGGATGCGGGGTCGCGGGCCATCGAGCTACGTAATCAACTGGATTTTGCCGGTGCCAACGTGGCGGTGGTGGAACCAGTGTCAGACAGTTTGGCAGGCGGTGGTTTGAACCCAGGGCGGTGCGTGGCGCTAAACGGCCAAACCGGGGTGCTGAGGGCGGGCAGTGAGGGTTTGTTAAACCAAATCGAACTAGCCAAGGCCCCTGGTTCGCCGATCTTGCCGGTGGAAGTGTCCGGACCCATGGTGGCCATATGGGACCCGACCCAGGCCAACCACCCAGCGGTCAGCAACGGTTTTTGGATAACTAGCTCACTTGCCACCCGTTTAGGGGTTACCGATGACGCTTTGTTAGCCCTAGCGGGTGGAAAGTCTGGTTCGGAAGTCGCGACCACAGTGCAGATCACAGGACGGTTTGAACCAGTGCGGGCCCCTCAGATGGGGGCACGGCTTATCTACCCGGCCAGCCCAGCGAGCAGGGCTGATCGTTGTTGGGTGGAAGTAGATCGGCCCCTCACCCAAGACAAACTGTTTGGGCTTTCGGCATGGTTCGCCGTAGATGCGCCGGTGCTGGTGCGGCCGTTGCTTGAAACTAACCTCTTCCAAAGTGACCCTGCTGCCCAATATGCGGGTCGAGTAACCCGACAAGCCTGGTTAGCGGTGGGTTTTGTGGTTGGGGTGTTATGGGCGCTTCTGCTGCGAAGCCGCCGGGGCGAGATGGCTTTGTTGTTAACGTTGGGTACCGGCAGGCTGTGTACCGTGGGGCAGGTGGTGGCCGAAAACGCTGTTGTGGCAGCCCTTGCTTGGAGTAGCGGCACCGGGTTGGCTCTCTGGTGGTGGGGATGGACGAAACCGCCCGTATTACGGCCCACTTCGGTGCTATCAGCGTCCATTACCTCAACGGTGCTAGCTATAGTCTTGGCGCTCACCATCGCTACATTGGTGAGCTTTGCCCTGACCTTCGGCTCAAGGCTCCAAGCCCTTAAAAACCGTGACTAA
- a CDS encoding DUF2079 domain-containing protein: MSTKPSLRRRLDYRLLRWQARLDGSWADHIFPWFAALGLAIVFISTALARIHGFSTGNDMATWVQGAWLIRNGYPADITVTGQHLLAPQLAFGFYPIALVTKWLSAMPTLVVLQAVALSLGAPALWKIARRVCLLRVGASGATIIAYGAHPMVHHLNLADFHPETLALPTLLWAAYFSLSGRWRIGTLLFILAISWRSDLGLAVAGFGVLLLPTKDKKYGWRFIIFGLAWLFIAQLLLQPLIDGGVVANLSWDSIANPQDALADMGSRRSIAILASMLLPVGLLPLLVPGRLLPFFPPVVLALLSSASFDESRDITLLIAGLFGVLLAVPFALGHLGRRNIEVITVDGRVVSGLALVAALFFVLASPLSPYEQPWSWGRRDNTDQTRVIAIERVPDEARVRAVPAFMGHLATRETLLPWPKTDYLENNKAQTQSGMASSDLGGGWSRQAVSNLATDLVAGVDLVVADTSIFPQNTSAALWGTLREELDRRGFEMTYRRDGIRIYERQL, translated from the coding sequence ATGAGCACTAAGCCCAGCCTTCGTCGTCGCTTAGACTACCGACTGCTGCGTTGGCAGGCCCGCCTCGACGGCTCATGGGCCGACCATATTTTCCCGTGGTTCGCAGCTTTGGGTCTAGCAATCGTCTTCATATCTACAGCCCTGGCACGAATCCACGGGTTTTCTACCGGCAATGACATGGCTACCTGGGTACAGGGCGCCTGGTTGATCCGGAACGGCTATCCCGCCGACATTACTGTGACCGGTCAGCACCTCTTAGCCCCCCAATTAGCATTTGGTTTCTACCCGATAGCGCTCGTTACTAAATGGCTCTCCGCTATGCCAACCCTGGTCGTGTTACAAGCTGTGGCGCTCAGCCTTGGTGCCCCGGCGCTGTGGAAAATTGCACGACGAGTGTGTTTACTTCGGGTTGGGGCCAGCGGGGCAACCATAATCGCCTATGGAGCGCACCCTATGGTGCACCATCTGAACCTGGCTGATTTTCACCCGGAAACTTTAGCTTTACCCACACTACTTTGGGCGGCTTACTTCAGCCTGAGTGGGCGATGGCGCATTGGAACCTTACTTTTTATCTTGGCGATTAGCTGGCGTTCCGATTTGGGCTTGGCAGTGGCCGGCTTTGGTGTTTTGCTATTGCCTACCAAAGACAAAAAATATGGTTGGCGTTTCATTATCTTTGGATTGGCTTGGCTTTTTATTGCACAGTTGTTGTTGCAACCCTTAATTGATGGGGGAGTGGTGGCGAATCTCTCGTGGGATTCTATCGCCAACCCGCAAGATGCCCTGGCTGATATGGGCTCTCGCCGAAGCATTGCCATCTTGGCATCCATGCTCTTACCAGTCGGATTGTTACCTCTGTTGGTGCCGGGGCGTCTTTTACCGTTCTTTCCGCCCGTCGTCTTAGCGCTGCTCTCAAGTGCCAGTTTTGATGAAAGCCGCGACATCACCTTATTAATAGCCGGACTATTTGGCGTTCTGTTAGCGGTCCCTTTCGCTCTAGGGCATCTTGGACGTCGCAACATTGAAGTCATTACGGTCGATGGCCGAGTGGTGAGCGGCCTAGCTCTGGTGGCCGCCTTGTTTTTTGTCCTGGCCAGTCCACTTTCACCATATGAACAGCCTTGGAGTTGGGGTCGGCGCGACAACACCGATCAAACCAGAGTGATTGCTATCGAGCGAGTGCCAGACGAGGCCCGAGTGCGGGCGGTGCCAGCCTTCATGGGGCATTTAGCTACTCGTGAAACGCTTTTGCCATGGCCTAAAACCGATTATCTTGAGAATAATAAAGCCCAAACACAAAGCGGTATGGCGAGTTCTGATCTCGGTGGAGGTTGGTCACGCCAAGCCGTTAGCAACCTGGCCACCGACCTAGTGGCTGGGGTTGACCTAGTCGTCGCCGATACCTCTATCTTCCCCCAAAATACCAGTGCCGCTTTGTGGGGAACTCTTCGTGAAGAGTTAGACCGGCGTGGTTTTGAAATGACCTATCGCCGTGACGGCATTCGTATCTATGAACGTCAGCTTTAG
- a CDS encoding HIT family protein, with protein MATLFTKIINGELPGRFVWRDDQAVAFMTIAPLKPGHTLVVPIAEVDHWVDLEASVLEHLTKVSHAIGKAIQTAFEPEKVGMMLAGLEVPHVHIHLVPIWGVHDMDFSNADSNAHGDDIEAAAERIRAALRADGHHQVAS; from the coding sequence ATGGCCACATTGTTTACAAAGATAATCAACGGCGAGCTACCAGGTCGCTTTGTATGGCGAGATGATCAAGCTGTCGCCTTTATGACCATTGCCCCACTCAAACCCGGACACACCTTGGTGGTGCCTATTGCCGAGGTTGACCATTGGGTTGACCTTGAGGCTTCGGTATTAGAACACCTCACCAAAGTTTCCCACGCCATTGGTAAAGCTATTCAAACCGCGTTCGAGCCCGAGAAAGTGGGCATGATGCTGGCCGGTTTGGAAGTTCCGCATGTGCATATTCACCTGGTGCCAATTTGGGGGGTGCACGATATGGACTTCTCGAACGCCGACTCTAACGCCCATGGTGACGATATTGAAGCAGCCGCTGAGCGAATTCGTGCAGCGCTTCGAGCCGATGGGCACCATCAAGTAGCGAGCTAA
- a CDS encoding CDP-alcohol phosphatidyltransferase family protein: MTSEDESTDRIVTIPNFVTLVRLACVPWFVWLLFANENRLGAAFLLAGLGATDWIDGYLARHLNQISSVGKLLDPTTDRIMLLVAVFSIAKDGSVPIWFAAVVLAREAVVSLIALGLGAMGARRIDVTWWGKTGTFFLMFSFPLFLASHANWALADPSRVLAWLCGIPGVAIAYYAAAGYIPIAREALVEGRAARG; the protein is encoded by the coding sequence GTGACCTCTGAGGATGAATCAACCGATCGGATTGTCACAATCCCCAATTTTGTTACCTTGGTGCGCTTAGCCTGTGTCCCTTGGTTTGTGTGGCTGCTCTTTGCTAACGAGAATCGTTTAGGTGCTGCTTTTTTGTTGGCCGGCTTGGGTGCCACCGATTGGATTGACGGCTATTTAGCTCGTCATTTGAACCAGATTTCTTCGGTGGGCAAGTTGCTTGACCCCACTACTGACCGCATTATGCTGTTAGTCGCTGTGTTTTCCATTGCCAAAGACGGAAGCGTACCAATTTGGTTCGCGGCGGTGGTACTGGCGCGAGAAGCGGTCGTTTCGCTTATAGCCCTTGGTTTGGGGGCCATGGGGGCGCGTCGTATTGATGTGACCTGGTGGGGTAAAACCGGCACCTTCTTTCTTATGTTCAGCTTCCCACTTTTCCTGGCATCACATGCGAATTGGGCTTTGGCCGACCCCAGTCGAGTCTTGGCTTGGCTCTGTGGTATCCCCGGTGTGGCCATTGCCTATTATGCTGCTGCTGGCTACATCCCTATTGCCCGTGAGGCCTTAGTCGAAGGCCGCGCGGCGCGAGGCTGA